GAAAATATCATCAAATTGCTGCAACAATTAAATGTTAATATCGTCGCTGAAGGAGTCGAGACCGAAGCAATGGCGAACTATCTAAATGACCGCGGCGTCACCCATTTACAAGGTTACTATTATTCTAAACCAATAAATGAAGGAGACTATTTAGATTTTTTAACCACCGCCACATTAAACCGTGTTATAAGCTGATGATACTAAGTTGTCGCTGGTTTTATCGCCGTTAATAAATCTTTCCAGTTCCGCCAAAAAATAAGCGGTGTAACGAAATCACATATTCGCCGTTATTTACCGATTAGGAGGGATCCAATTTGTATCATCACCATAATAAGTAATTGCTCCACTTGGACATAAATTACCGCAGCCATGACAATGATCAACACAACCATCGGTATAAATGACGAGCGCTTCGGGCGCTTTTTCTTTATCATATACACCGTGTGTACATTTTTCGATGCAGCTACCGCAACTAACACAGGATTCATAATTAATAACAGGATACCATTGTTTTGCCATTTAAATTCTCCATTCTATTTTTGTTTCACGATAATATTAAACTACAAACGATCTCAAAAATCAATTGCTAAATCAATCTGTTTTTGTGTGCTGAAATTATTTCTGGCCGGGGATGTTGTTATTGCCCCCGATATATTACCAGTGCTAACGCCGGAGCCTTAAAATCCGCCCAAAAAATCGGTCGCTTCTATCCAAATAAAAACAAATGATCGCAACACGGATTTCTATCAAACGTGCAAAAATTGGCGCTGCCTTAATTTGCGATTAGACCTTTTGAAAAGCCAGAT
This is a stretch of genomic DNA from Acetobacterium woodii DSM 1030. It encodes these proteins:
- a CDS encoding 4Fe-4S dicluster domain-containing protein, producing the protein MAKQWYPVINYESCVSCGSCIEKCTHGVYDKEKAPEALVIYTDGCVDHCHGCGNLCPSGAITYYGDDTNWIPPNR